One window from the genome of Leptospira ryugenii encodes:
- a CDS encoding lipoyl domain-containing protein, protein MQVREFLLKTPDLGDTEKIELIRWSVEAGAFVEEGEELIELVTDKAAFPVESPYKGKLKEIRVKAGSIVKKGEILGVLEISE, encoded by the coding sequence ATGCAAGTGAGAGAATTTCTATTGAAGACACCCGATCTGGGCGATACTGAAAAGATCGAACTCATACGTTGGTCTGTAGAAGCAGGTGCTTTCGTAGAAGAAGGAGAGGAGTTGATCGAATTAGTAACTGACAAGGCTGCTTTCCCCGTTGAGTCTCCCTACAAAGGCAAACTAAAAGAAATCCGAGTCAAAGCAGGTTCCATAGTAAAAAAAGGTGAGATATTAGGGGTTCTAGAGATTTCGGAATGA
- a CDS encoding metallophosphoesterase family protein: MKLIHISDLHFPTKLPWSQLRGKAIVGYTNYSLRRRKKHNHSIVQSLIQTIRNIDYDALVISGDITNVSHPKEFEEAKELLAPLLDERVFMVPGNHDRYQKKSVHPVPLFESFFGPFLGTKIESDSYLRKKEIAGHTFFGWDSNQPLAIAKANGEVSLEVVKQTLAEGKKNYILVCHHPIWNPNHYLESNGHKMVNRKEVAIQLQSNPPFLYLHGHSHSNWHKLPGNICAFHVLNSASSTRSSDAKHLSGFHIVSIQNAKIMDIQRMSYQNLSGSFEPTKLLSYQEEDGQV; the protein is encoded by the coding sequence ATGAAACTCATTCATATTTCTGACCTTCATTTCCCAACAAAGTTACCTTGGTCCCAACTCAGGGGCAAAGCCATCGTAGGTTATACCAATTATTCCCTACGGCGCCGAAAAAAACACAACCACTCAATCGTCCAATCACTCATACAAACCATCCGCAACATTGACTACGATGCCTTGGTCATTTCCGGAGATATTACCAATGTTTCCCATCCAAAAGAGTTCGAGGAAGCAAAAGAGTTGCTTGCTCCCCTTCTAGACGAACGGGTCTTTATGGTTCCTGGCAACCATGACCGCTACCAAAAAAAATCCGTACACCCTGTACCATTATTTGAATCATTTTTTGGACCCTTTTTAGGTACAAAAATAGAATCAGATTCTTATCTACGAAAGAAGGAGATCGCAGGACATACATTTTTTGGTTGGGACTCCAACCAGCCACTAGCCATCGCAAAAGCAAATGGAGAGGTCTCTTTGGAAGTGGTGAAACAAACTTTGGCGGAAGGGAAAAAAAATTACATTTTGGTTTGCCACCATCCCATTTGGAATCCAAATCACTATCTGGAATCTAACGGACATAAAATGGTTAATCGCAAAGAAGTTGCGATTCAGTTGCAGAGTAACCCTCCTTTTTTATATTTGCATGGGCACTCTCATTCCAATTGGCATAAACTTCCTGGAAACATTTGTGCCTTTCATGTCCTAAACTCAGCTTCTAGCACACGTAGCTCCGATGCAAAACACCTGTCCGGTTTTCACATTGTCTCCATTCAGAATGCAAAAATTATGGATATTCAGAGGATGTCCTATCAAAATTTGTCCGGTTCTTTTGAGCCTACAAAGCTTCTTTCGTATCAAGAAGAGGATGGCCAAGTCTAA
- a CDS encoding Mrp/NBP35 family ATP-binding protein has product MSEKKLDLNQVQRQLMQVKHPELKKDIVSLGMVSKVEPQADGLEITIKTPNQDRRLQIGLEAQTRQLVSKIEGLGKVKIKFEVDQTMKMEDGNRIPGVKRVIAIGSGKGGVGKSTVTANLASALSLEGKKVGILDADIYGPSLGKMFGVNGRVALKSEEDKIYPLEKHGIKLISFSFLVTEDQPVVWRGPMLGKAIEQFLYDVVWGELDYLLIDLPPGTGDVQLSLAQLIDLDGAIIVTTPQDVAVLDAGRAAGMFKQVKVPILGVVENMSGFSCPKCGHVTDLFSKGGGSQLAKQIGVPELGQVPLTEMLMKAGDSGKPALLQEPKGVLGEVYSKISQGLEEQIALYAD; this is encoded by the coding sequence ATGTCGGAAAAAAAATTGGATCTCAACCAAGTGCAAAGGCAATTGATGCAGGTGAAACACCCTGAATTGAAAAAAGACATCGTGAGTTTAGGAATGGTATCTAAGGTTGAACCACAAGCTGATGGTCTAGAAATCACAATCAAAACACCCAATCAAGATAGGCGATTGCAAATAGGATTGGAAGCACAAACCAGACAGCTAGTATCCAAAATTGAAGGCCTAGGGAAGGTCAAAATAAAGTTTGAAGTTGACCAAACCATGAAGATGGAAGATGGCAATCGCATCCCAGGTGTGAAAAGAGTCATTGCCATTGGATCTGGAAAGGGCGGAGTAGGGAAGTCAACCGTAACGGCAAACCTTGCCAGTGCTCTATCTCTTGAAGGGAAAAAGGTTGGGATCTTGGATGCCGATATATATGGCCCATCTCTAGGAAAGATGTTTGGAGTGAATGGTCGGGTAGCCTTAAAGTCAGAAGAAGATAAAATTTACCCTCTCGAAAAACATGGAATCAAATTGATTTCTTTTTCCTTTCTTGTAACTGAAGACCAACCCGTTGTATGGCGAGGGCCGATGTTGGGAAAGGCCATCGAACAGTTCTTATACGATGTAGTTTGGGGAGAATTAGATTACCTTCTCATTGATCTACCACCAGGCACGGGAGATGTGCAGCTTTCTTTGGCACAATTGATAGACCTAGATGGTGCTATCATCGTTACCACTCCGCAGGATGTGGCCGTTTTGGATGCAGGGAGAGCGGCTGGGATGTTCAAACAAGTCAAAGTGCCGATCTTAGGCGTAGTTGAAAACATGTCTGGCTTTTCTTGTCCAAAGTGTGGGCATGTGACGGATTTATTTTCAAAAGGCGGAGGCTCACAATTAGCCAAGCAGATCGGTGTTCCCGAATTAGGCCAAGTCCCATTGACCGAAATGTTGATGAAAGCAGGCGATTCTGGAAAACCGGCACTTCTCCAGGAACCGAAAGGGGTTTTGGGAGAAGTATATAGCAAAATTAGCCAGGGCCTTGAGGAACAAATCGCGCTCTATGCGGATTAA